The Brevibacillus brevis genome contains a region encoding:
- the spoIIIAG gene encoding stage III sporulation protein AG, which translates to MNQLWEKLKTLFMKQQGETMQEEKKIAVGSKGKNQKLKPLHYFIVILGIGVAIMILTDFLRVEKDQPLRFGDIGSEAPGPPGGDATSQVLGGSPTTDVIAEYENIYETQLRDILASVVGVGEVEVMVNLESTPELVVEKNRNIRSSTNQEMDKEKATRNQNDQSRDEQVVIVQGGKQDAPVIVKTLKPQVRGVLVVAKGADNIQVKAWITEAVQKVLDVPAYKISILPKKG; encoded by the coding sequence ATGAACCAATTATGGGAAAAGCTGAAAACGCTGTTCATGAAGCAACAAGGCGAGACGATGCAGGAAGAAAAGAAAATCGCAGTGGGGAGCAAGGGCAAAAACCAAAAACTAAAGCCGCTGCATTATTTCATCGTCATATTGGGAATTGGCGTAGCCATTATGATTTTGACGGATTTCCTCAGAGTGGAAAAAGATCAGCCACTCAGATTTGGAGATATAGGGAGTGAGGCGCCAGGTCCCCCTGGAGGCGATGCAACTTCCCAGGTGCTGGGGGGATCACCGACTACCGATGTCATTGCCGAATACGAAAACATTTACGAGACGCAGCTACGCGATATTCTCGCTTCTGTTGTCGGCGTAGGCGAAGTGGAGGTCATGGTCAATCTGGAATCAACACCAGAGCTCGTTGTGGAAAAAAACCGCAACATTCGTTCCTCAACCAATCAGGAAATGGACAAAGAAAAGGCAACCCGCAATCAAAATGACCAGTCACGAGATGAGCAGGTCGTCATCGTACAAGGTGGGAAGCAAGATGCACCCGTCATCGTGAAGACACTGAAGCCGCAAGTCCGCGGGGTCCTGGTAGTCGCTAAAGGGGCCGATAACATCCAGGTTAAAGCGTGGATCACTGAAGCCGTTCAAAAGGTTTTGGATGTTCCCGCTTATAAAATATCCATATTGCCCAAAAAAGGGTAG